From Phycisphaerae bacterium, one genomic window encodes:
- a CDS encoding neutral/alkaline non-lysosomal ceramidase N-terminal domain-containing protein — translation MRIGTSVVDITPEPGLELSGFLARVQPSVEIHDRLAVRALYLEDGGQRLLWLHADLIGYTRELVAEVKQTLAARFGLRRDEIVLSATHTHSGPATIPLINAGTYDAGYVDRLGREMLKAAAGAQCSPEQAEMLVGEGRCTLAVDRRGKVSAHADPRLGVVAWRRADGSFAGVLANYPIHHVAMRADNRSISADMAGRAAATASTGLPGNPVVLVTNGACGNLNPPSVTSEFIQRTANLPTFAQMARWGDQIAAAIVAAVSLTEVVPQPRLHSVLSQFDVRLQPFDAGQIRDHAARLRLVYAQETGYVADRYREAVDLWERRMIARVAQPDWCPRIPVDVQILRFGEATWVCLGAEVFSVMADDLRSRLGWRLYVVGYANGDAGYLAPSAAYDEGGYEIESAFVFYGGLPVERGEFERLRDHVTDLVRHG, via the coding sequence ATGAGGATCGGGACATCAGTCGTTGATATTACGCCCGAGCCGGGATTGGAGCTGTCCGGTTTTCTAGCTCGGGTACAGCCTTCGGTGGAGATCCACGATCGACTGGCGGTGCGGGCCCTGTATCTGGAGGACGGCGGTCAGCGACTGCTCTGGCTTCATGCTGATCTCATCGGTTACACCCGCGAGCTTGTGGCCGAGGTCAAGCAGACCCTGGCCGCTCGCTTTGGCCTGCGACGCGACGAGATCGTCCTCTCCGCCACTCACACCCATTCGGGTCCGGCGACGATACCGCTGATCAATGCCGGCACTTACGATGCCGGCTACGTGGATCGGCTGGGCCGTGAGATGCTGAAGGCAGCTGCGGGTGCCCAATGCTCCCCCGAGCAGGCAGAGATGCTCGTCGGAGAAGGGCGGTGCACCTTGGCCGTGGACCGCCGTGGCAAGGTCAGCGCCCACGCCGATCCGCGCCTCGGCGTTGTCGCATGGCGGCGGGCGGATGGCAGCTTCGCGGGGGTGTTGGCCAACTACCCGATTCACCACGTGGCCATGCGGGCGGACAACCGGTCGATCAGCGCGGACATGGCCGGGCGGGCGGCGGCCACCGCCTCGACAGGATTGCCGGGCAATCCGGTGGTTTTGGTCACCAACGGCGCCTGTGGCAACCTGAATCCACCCTCGGTGACCAGCGAGTTCATCCAGCGCACGGCCAACCTGCCGACCTTCGCGCAAATGGCGCGGTGGGGTGACCAGATCGCGGCTGCCATCGTAGCCGCGGTCTCTCTGACCGAGGTGGTACCCCAGCCGCGGCTTCACAGTGTCCTCTCGCAGTTCGATGTCCGACTTCAGCCCTTCGATGCGGGCCAGATCAGAGATCATGCCGCCAGGCTTCGCCTGGTCTATGCCCAGGAGACCGGCTATGTGGCCGATCGTTACCGGGAGGCGGTTGACCTGTGGGAGCGGAGGATGATCGCCCGGGTCGCCCAGCCGGATTGGTGCCCGCGGATCCCCGTGGATGTGCAGATTCTGCGGTTCGGCGAGGCGACGTGGGTGTGTCTTGGCGCCGAGGTGTTCTCGGTCATGGCCGATGACTTGCGTTCACGTCTCGGTTGGAGGTTGTACGTCGTGGGCTACGCCAACGGGGATGCAGGGTATCTGGCTCCGTCGGCGGCGTATGACGAGGGCGGTTATGAGATCGAGAGTGCGTTTGTCTTCTACGGAGGCTTGCCGGTCGAGCGGGGAGAGTTTGAGCGGCTTCGTGACCACGTGACCGACCTGGTCCGACATGGTTGA
- a CDS encoding sugar phosphate isomerase/epimerase, protein MERTGAKVSMTRRAWLKAAGAGAAVLAGQGCTLLGDGPLETPPRPDLKTKAARNLKLGIMSSVYASFPVDEAARRIREDGFASVVLEGQFADVQFDAAKPDWDAARKMMTALDKQGIRVAGLFGYYNVIDPVTERRRHGEQRMECLLKNWKRFGQPIISTETGSFNPQSEFSDHPDNYTEKGYLACRDAFARLARMAEKTGAIVAIEVYWRNVIDSIERAERLFKDVPSPSLKLTMDPCNYYRKDDLARMQPMLDEMFKRVGKQTVLAHAKDVKAAADGTDLPAAGQGVLDYPLYLRHLAALDKELDLVIEHLQLKDVARARDYVKSQYARV, encoded by the coding sequence ATGGAGCGAACAGGAGCAAAGGTGAGCATGACCCGGCGGGCGTGGTTGAAGGCGGCCGGTGCTGGGGCGGCGGTCCTGGCGGGACAGGGTTGCACGCTCCTGGGCGACGGGCCATTGGAGACGCCGCCCAGGCCGGACCTGAAGACGAAAGCCGCCCGGAATCTCAAACTGGGGATCATGTCGAGCGTCTATGCGAGCTTCCCCGTCGATGAAGCGGCCCGCCGAATCCGGGAGGACGGATTCGCCAGCGTAGTACTCGAAGGTCAGTTCGCCGACGTCCAGTTCGACGCAGCCAAGCCTGACTGGGATGCTGCCAGGAAGATGATGACCGCGCTGGACAAGCAGGGGATCCGGGTGGCGGGCCTTTTCGGCTACTACAATGTCATCGACCCCGTGACAGAGCGTCGTCGTCATGGTGAGCAGCGCATGGAGTGTCTGCTCAAGAACTGGAAGCGTTTTGGCCAGCCGATCATCTCAACCGAGACAGGTTCGTTTAATCCGCAGTCGGAGTTCAGCGATCACCCGGACAACTACACGGAGAAGGGCTACCTTGCCTGCCGGGATGCCTTCGCTCGGCTGGCCCGCATGGCCGAGAAGACCGGAGCCATTGTGGCCATCGAAGTCTACTGGCGGAACGTCATCGACTCGATCGAGCGGGCGGAGCGGCTTTTCAAGGATGTGCCGTCTCCTTCCTTGAAGCTGACCATGGATCCGTGCAACTATTACCGCAAGGATGATCTTGCCCGGATGCAGCCGATGCTTGACGAGATGTTCAAGCGGGTCGGCAAACAGACCGTCCTGGCCCATGCCAAGGATGTGAAGGCGGCGGCAGATGGAACGGATTTGCCTGCTGCCGGGCAGGGCGTTCTTGACTATCCGCTCTATCTTCGGCATCTGGCCGCGCTGGACAAGGAGTTGGACCTGGTCATCGAGCATCTTCAGCTCAAGGACGTTGCCCGCGCTCGGGACTACGTGAAGAGCCAGTACGCGAGAGTTTGA
- a CDS encoding AarF/ABC1/UbiB kinase family protein, with protein sequence MTLNLPKTVRSIRRVQTIAGVLSRHGFGHLIDRLHLGRYVPLPKRWREVIAPPSDRAVDVNLGRRIARVFEELGPTFIKLGQMMSTRPDVFPADIIKELIALQDRVPPFSTDEAKHTIASNLGSPLEECFATFDDVPFASGSIAQVHRATTRPTEDRPSERVVVKVKRPDIEDIVRLDMTILRWIADLTERMLPELHIYHPSLIVDEFERTLLREMDFVNEAATMARFGESFEGDPGLHIPKVYWDLTGPGVLTLEEIRGVSAQKLIDQPDPKVNAKAVAAQLAQAFVRQFFEIGLFHADPHPGNLLIEPPARIGLIDFGLTGRIDEERLSQLVVALIAAFNREPEIVVEVLADMDALGESTDRQALRHDFLQLIEKYYGLPLHRFDPQTLFFEITSLIRRHEVSLPREFVMFGKALVAIGGVCLQFDPQLDLLSLVQPKLTALLANRFRPSRLLKSAAVSTWHMAHIVKTAPGQLRDISRRLARGKWQVNIRHQNLDMLAQELDRSSNRLSFSVVIAAIIVGSSWVVTTPATTKVFGIPLPALGFTGYLVAGIMGLGLVVAMLRSGKLS encoded by the coding sequence GTGACTCTCAACCTCCCCAAGACCGTCCGAAGCATCCGCCGCGTTCAGACCATCGCCGGTGTGCTGAGCCGGCACGGCTTCGGGCACCTGATCGACCGGTTGCACCTGGGGCGATATGTTCCCCTGCCCAAGCGATGGCGAGAAGTGATCGCACCGCCATCCGACAGGGCCGTCGACGTCAATCTCGGGCGGCGGATCGCCCGGGTGTTCGAGGAACTGGGCCCCACCTTCATCAAACTTGGCCAGATGATGTCCACCCGACCGGACGTTTTTCCGGCCGACATCATCAAGGAACTCATCGCCCTCCAAGACCGTGTACCACCCTTCAGCACGGATGAGGCCAAGCACACCATCGCCTCCAACCTCGGCAGCCCCCTTGAGGAGTGCTTCGCCACCTTCGATGATGTCCCCTTCGCCAGCGGCTCCATTGCCCAGGTTCATCGAGCTACCACCCGCCCTACCGAGGATCGGCCAAGCGAGCGGGTCGTGGTCAAGGTCAAGCGGCCGGATATCGAGGATATCGTCCGCCTAGACATGACCATCCTCCGGTGGATCGCCGACCTGACCGAGCGAATGCTGCCCGAGCTGCACATCTATCACCCGTCGCTGATCGTGGACGAGTTCGAACGAACGCTTCTTCGGGAAATGGACTTCGTCAACGAAGCGGCAACCATGGCTCGCTTCGGCGAGTCCTTCGAGGGTGACCCCGGCCTCCACATCCCCAAGGTCTACTGGGACCTGACCGGTCCCGGTGTACTGACCCTCGAAGAGATACGCGGGGTCAGCGCCCAGAAGTTGATCGATCAACCCGACCCAAAAGTCAACGCCAAGGCCGTGGCCGCTCAGCTGGCCCAGGCGTTCGTCCGCCAGTTTTTCGAGATCGGCCTGTTTCACGCCGACCCCCATCCGGGCAATTTGCTCATCGAGCCCCCCGCCCGGATCGGGCTGATTGACTTCGGCCTCACCGGCCGGATCGACGAGGAACGACTCAGCCAGCTGGTTGTCGCCCTCATCGCCGCGTTCAACCGAGAACCGGAGATCGTGGTTGAAGTCCTGGCCGACATGGACGCCCTAGGCGAGAGCACCGACCGGCAGGCGCTGCGGCATGATTTCCTGCAGCTCATCGAGAAGTACTACGGCCTGCCGCTGCACCGCTTCGATCCGCAAACGCTCTTCTTCGAGATCACCAGCCTGATCCGCCGCCACGAAGTGAGCCTGCCACGCGAATTCGTCATGTTCGGCAAGGCTCTGGTAGCCATCGGCGGCGTATGCCTGCAGTTCGACCCGCAGCTCGACCTGCTCAGCCTTGTCCAGCCCAAGCTCACCGCCCTGCTGGCCAACCGCTTCCGGCCGTCCCGGTTGCTCAAATCGGCAGCGGTCTCAACCTGGCACATGGCCCACATCGTCAAGACCGCCCCCGGCCAGCTCCGCGACATCTCCCGGCGTCTGGCCCGCGGCAAGTGGCAAGTGAATATCCGCCACCAGAACCTGGACATGCTCGCCCAGGAGTTAGACCGGTCCAGCAACCGGCTGTCGTTCTCGGTAGTCATTGCCGCGATCATCGTCGGGAGCTCCTGGGTCGTGACCACTCCGGCGACGACCAAAGTCTTCGGTATTCCCCTGCCGGCTCTCGGCTTTACCGGCTACCTTGTCGCCGGCATCATGGGACTCGGCTTGGTGGTCGCGATGCTCCGCAGCGGCAAGCTGTCCTGA
- a CDS encoding SagB/ThcOx family dehydrogenase: protein MSSTDDHRGGAELERHADGELARMYHQNTSLTAANLLEFEERLSQATAAMEELYPQISISPAAPQIALPRQRGWWGLDRLIRCRRTIRRFTGRPLGMTVLSRLLLNTAGVTSRPNADADGIPWPRRAAPSAGALFPLEYRLAALNVGGLGRGIYRYQTMDHCLERLAEGVPVEHLGRVSLHGDLVAGCGAVIGFVADWRRLIVKYGDRGYRFALLEAGHAAQNLLLTSTALGLAAVPVGGFIDEEVAGVFGCNTREQHLVYLIVVGR from the coding sequence ATGTCTTCAACTGACGATCACCGCGGGGGTGCCGAGCTGGAACGTCATGCGGATGGCGAGTTGGCTCGTATGTATCACCAGAACACGAGCCTCACCGCGGCCAACCTCTTGGAGTTCGAGGAGCGGCTCAGCCAGGCGACCGCGGCGATGGAGGAACTCTACCCGCAGATCAGTATCAGTCCGGCCGCCCCGCAGATCGCTCTGCCGCGGCAACGAGGATGGTGGGGACTTGACCGGCTGATCCGATGCCGACGCACGATCCGGCGGTTCACCGGTCGGCCGCTGGGCATGACCGTGCTGTCGCGGTTGCTGCTGAATACGGCCGGGGTCACTTCTCGGCCGAACGCGGATGCGGACGGCATCCCTTGGCCGCGTCGGGCCGCACCTTCGGCGGGGGCCCTGTTTCCCCTGGAGTATCGGCTGGCGGCCCTGAACGTGGGCGGTCTTGGCAGAGGCATCTATCGATACCAGACCATGGATCACTGCCTCGAACGACTTGCTGAAGGCGTGCCGGTCGAGCATCTCGGGCGGGTCTCCCTCCACGGCGATCTGGTCGCAGGCTGCGGGGCGGTGATCGGGTTTGTCGCCGATTGGCGGCGGCTGATTGTGAAGTACGGGGATCGCGGCTACCGCTTCGCGCTGCTGGAGGCCGGCCACGCGGCCCAGAATTTGCTGCTGACCAGCACCGCCCTGGGACTTGCGGCTGTGCCCGTCGGCGGGTTCATCGACGAGGAAGTGGCAGGCGTTTTCGGCTGCAACACGCGGGAGCAACACTTGGTCTATCTGATTGTCGTTGGCCGCTGA
- a CDS encoding TOMM precursor leader peptide-binding protein, with protein sequence MPRYRLKPHLTLLPVRDGRWVARDGGMRRWTLEGPPWLSGVIESLTRARTSAEVRDLMPNGLSEEEVRRALNELIAEGVVEIAASEPGEQRDWDVEMLARCLSRWGIGSEQIRQVRAACPIRVVGKGSIASDLQTAVKETGLTSDYAGGWTDADAETTHGLHVAVEDGPGTRDWHDLNDQAIRHHRSWMWLSGDLDTGWIGPLFVPGQTACWACFQQRLNSNRRSLGAASSTAADELTTLPDDRAIVVAPPSWIRKIIVNLAVAEILRYLFGHQPCRCLGRLLVVDLRTYATNSEAVLSVPSCSSCGGPPASRSPPERRFQDAALFKPGAGLQEWQDLLVARRCGIIRGAREVPGRWDDPRLFVVTAEVADLRSLGGWSVSPGGGGGGLTASDAWRAAVGEAAERYCAGLPPSEESVKTCKWSDFDGSAAVDPESVALYSGAQYRLPEFPFDPFRRDTLTDWVEGSWLSGGRWGDHRLAWLPADLVYLGFPPRQKRSPLAVATSTGLAAGPTAEAAILSALCEVIERDAFVVAWRNGLSAPQVDLASDQCRWHREILEDCLLWPRIDYRIADLTPDTGVPTYAVVSRGPSEDGDVISFGAATHPDARTAVLKALIEAGMGRKYIREELRRRPGIRYRRDGLDVRTFEDHAQFYTRRPRLCRHLFRLVSTRLSADLDRFDQPGLTGAAAIEAIVNRIESVGLRACWSDLTTPDVGSAGLRVVRVLVPGTQLLHGDHLLPFLGGQRQDQPERVFAWCTTRAKRRNPWPHPYP encoded by the coding sequence ATGCCACGGTATCGCCTCAAACCGCATCTGACTCTTCTGCCGGTCCGAGACGGTCGGTGGGTAGCCAGAGACGGTGGAATGCGCCGATGGACGCTGGAAGGTCCTCCGTGGCTCAGTGGTGTCATCGAGTCGCTGACTCGAGCGCGAACGAGTGCCGAGGTTCGCGATTTGATGCCGAATGGGCTTAGTGAGGAAGAGGTGCGCCGGGCGCTGAATGAACTCATCGCAGAAGGCGTCGTTGAGATCGCGGCTTCAGAGCCTGGTGAGCAGCGGGATTGGGATGTGGAGATGCTCGCCAGGTGCTTGTCTCGATGGGGCATCGGGTCAGAGCAGATTCGCCAGGTTCGCGCCGCGTGTCCCATTCGTGTGGTCGGAAAGGGATCGATCGCGTCTGATCTCCAAACGGCAGTCAAGGAAACGGGGCTGACCAGCGATTACGCGGGAGGATGGACTGACGCGGACGCCGAGACCACGCATGGTTTGCATGTGGCTGTCGAGGACGGACCGGGAACGCGTGATTGGCATGACCTGAACGATCAGGCGATCCGGCATCATCGGAGCTGGATGTGGTTGAGTGGTGATTTGGATACGGGATGGATCGGTCCGTTGTTCGTGCCCGGCCAGACCGCCTGCTGGGCGTGCTTTCAGCAGCGACTCAACAGCAATCGCCGCAGTCTCGGAGCGGCATCGTCAACGGCGGCGGACGAGTTGACGACGCTGCCTGACGATCGGGCCATCGTGGTCGCTCCGCCGTCCTGGATCAGGAAGATCATTGTCAACCTGGCAGTCGCGGAGATCCTTCGCTACCTGTTTGGCCACCAGCCCTGCCGATGCCTGGGGCGGCTTCTGGTTGTGGACTTGCGGACCTATGCCACGAACAGTGAGGCCGTGCTTTCGGTGCCCAGCTGCTCGTCTTGCGGAGGGCCACCGGCATCTCGTTCACCACCGGAACGCAGGTTCCAGGATGCAGCCTTGTTCAAACCGGGAGCCGGGCTGCAGGAATGGCAGGATCTGCTGGTGGCTCGCCGTTGCGGGATCATCCGGGGAGCACGTGAGGTCCCCGGCCGTTGGGACGACCCGCGGCTATTCGTCGTCACTGCGGAGGTGGCGGACCTCCGATCCCTGGGAGGATGGTCGGTGTCACCGGGCGGTGGTGGAGGTGGACTCACGGCGAGCGATGCCTGGCGTGCGGCCGTCGGCGAGGCTGCCGAACGGTATTGTGCAGGTCTGCCGCCGAGCGAGGAGAGTGTGAAGACCTGCAAGTGGTCTGACTTCGATGGTTCCGCGGCTGTCGATCCGGAAAGCGTCGCCCTGTACTCCGGCGCTCAGTATCGCCTGCCCGAGTTCCCTTTTGACCCTTTTCGCCGCGACACGCTGACCGACTGGGTAGAAGGGTCCTGGCTGAGTGGTGGGCGCTGGGGCGATCATCGTCTCGCCTGGCTTCCCGCAGACCTGGTGTATCTGGGATTTCCGCCGCGTCAGAAGCGTTCTCCTCTGGCCGTGGCCACATCCACCGGCCTGGCCGCCGGACCCACCGCGGAGGCGGCGATTCTCTCCGCACTTTGCGAGGTCATCGAGCGGGATGCCTTCGTCGTCGCATGGCGGAACGGGCTATCGGCTCCGCAGGTTGATCTGGCTTCCGACCAGTGCAGGTGGCACAGGGAGATCCTGGAGGATTGTCTCCTGTGGCCGCGGATCGACTACCGCATCGCGGACCTCACGCCGGACACGGGCGTTCCTACCTACGCGGTGGTTTCGCGAGGCCCATCCGAAGACGGAGATGTCATCTCTTTCGGGGCCGCCACTCACCCGGATGCCCGCACCGCGGTGCTGAAGGCGCTGATCGAGGCCGGAATGGGCCGTAAGTACATTCGCGAAGAGCTGCGCCGTCGACCGGGCATCCGCTACCGCCGCGACGGCTTGGACGTGCGCACTTTTGAAGATCACGCCCAGTTCTACACGCGGAGGCCACGTCTCTGCCGCCACCTCTTCCGCCTCGTGAGTACCCGCCTGTCGGCGGACCTGGACCGGTTTGACCAGCCGGGATTGACGGGTGCTGCCGCCATCGAGGCGATTGTGAACCGGATTGAGTCCGTCGGCTTGAGGGCTTGCTGGTCTGACCTGACCACGCCGGATGTGGGCTCCGCCGGGCTACGCGTGGTGCGTGTCCTGGTACCCGGCACGCAGCTGCTGCACGGGGATCATCTGCTGCCGTTCCTTGGCGGCCAGCGGCAGGATCAGCCGGAGCGCGTCTTCGCCTGGTGCACGACTCGAGCGAAGCGGCGGAATCCATGGCCACATCCCTACCCGTAG
- the queA gene encoding tRNA preQ1(34) S-adenosylmethionine ribosyltransferase-isomerase QueA codes for MFTRELQYDLPPELIAQQPTAQRGVSRLLVLDQRSGRCRHETFSRLPDMLPSGALLVLNDTRVLPARLKMHRRTGGRVEGLYIRDVSPGVWEMMVTGAGRLRAEEELFVDGSGQRLRLLDRMDRGTWQVRPEPPGEAGTILERDGFMPLPPYIQRRGKISADQAALDAERYQTVYACRLGAVAAPTAGLHFTPELLERLRTGGFEIVSVTLHVGMGTFAPIRVENLADHPMHAEWYDCPASTAAIINRAHREGRPIISVGTTSVRVLETCAAEDGTVQAGTGWTRIYIYPPRTFRVVTGMITNFHLPGSTLLALLFAFAGREHVLAAYNEAIRERYRFYSYGDAMLVYPDAVGGGKR; via the coding sequence TTGTTCACGCGCGAGTTGCAGTACGACTTGCCACCCGAGCTCATTGCCCAGCAACCGACGGCTCAGCGCGGCGTCAGCCGGCTGTTGGTGCTTGACCAGCGAAGTGGCCGGTGTCGTCATGAGACGTTCAGCCGGCTGCCCGATATGCTTCCCTCGGGTGCGCTGCTGGTGCTCAACGACACTCGTGTTCTGCCCGCGCGACTCAAGATGCATCGCCGAACCGGCGGACGCGTTGAGGGGCTTTACATCCGCGACGTGTCCCCCGGCGTCTGGGAGATGATGGTCACCGGAGCCGGGCGGCTCCGAGCCGAGGAGGAGCTGTTCGTCGACGGCAGCGGGCAGCGCCTTCGGCTTCTCGACCGGATGGATCGAGGCACATGGCAGGTTCGGCCTGAACCACCCGGCGAAGCGGGGACCATACTCGAACGCGACGGCTTCATGCCCCTGCCGCCCTACATCCAGCGTCGTGGGAAGATCTCGGCCGATCAGGCGGCTCTTGACGCCGAGCGGTATCAGACCGTTTATGCCTGCCGGTTGGGAGCGGTGGCGGCCCCGACGGCCGGCCTGCATTTCACCCCGGAGCTGCTCGAGCGGCTGCGGACGGGGGGCTTCGAGATCGTCTCTGTCACGCTGCACGTGGGGATGGGAACGTTCGCGCCGATCCGCGTCGAGAACCTGGCCGACCACCCCATGCACGCCGAGTGGTATGATTGTCCGGCATCGACCGCCGCGATCATCAACCGAGCTCATCGCGAGGGCCGGCCGATCATCAGCGTGGGCACCACATCCGTGCGGGTGCTGGAGACCTGTGCCGCTGAGGACGGGACGGTTCAAGCGGGCACCGGTTGGACGCGGATCTACATTTACCCGCCCCGAACGTTCAGAGTCGTGACGGGTATGATCACCAACTTCCACCTCCCCGGCAGTACGCTGCTCGCCCTGTTGTTCGCCTTCGCAGGACGCGAGCACGTCCTTGCCGCCTACAATGAGGCGATTCGCGAACGGTATCGCTTCTACAGCTACGGCGACGCGATGCTGGTCTACCCTGACGCCGTAGGGGGCGGGAAGCGATGA
- a CDS encoding RtcB family protein: MKARELLKLGYPQGRILGMARAAAGAARVSGKTTRQVRSILELLLREPAHFSEDPVFGALAAEVVAQGIQPKTLPTPFSMIDYRRPEDLTYKVWGQDIDVAAHQQMRNACRLPISVAGALMPDAHVGYGLPIGGVLATENAVIPYAVGVDIACRMMMTVFNLPPDQLTEDSSRFAGILEENTRFGVGAEWRPRRYHPVMDEDWRISSTTAHVKDLAHRQLGTSGSGNHFVEFGELLLKESVRGIEPGRYLAVLSHSGSRGPGNKVATQFSKWAMSKHHRMPKELRHLAWLDLNGDGAEYWAAMELMGRYASANHQIIHRQMVAAVGESPLLQIENHHNFAWRENHDGREVIVHRKGATPAGRRMLGIIPGSMASPAYLVEGLGNASSLSSASHGAGRRMSRSAAFKQNTWPEVKKYLADRGVMLLSAGLDEAPWVYKDIDEVMAAQEDLVRPLARFMPRIVKMSPAGERPED, from the coding sequence ATGAAGGCTCGTGAACTGCTCAAGCTAGGATACCCCCAGGGCCGGATTCTCGGCATGGCTCGGGCCGCGGCTGGGGCGGCTCGCGTGTCTGGCAAGACGACCCGCCAGGTACGGTCCATTCTGGAGCTACTTCTGCGTGAGCCGGCCCACTTCTCTGAGGATCCGGTTTTTGGGGCTCTGGCGGCGGAGGTCGTTGCCCAGGGCATTCAACCGAAGACGCTGCCAACGCCCTTTTCCATGATTGACTACCGCCGTCCGGAGGATCTGACGTACAAAGTCTGGGGCCAGGACATCGACGTCGCTGCCCATCAGCAGATGCGTAACGCATGCCGGCTGCCGATCTCGGTGGCCGGAGCCCTGATGCCGGACGCCCACGTCGGCTACGGCCTGCCGATCGGCGGTGTGCTAGCGACCGAGAACGCGGTGATTCCCTACGCGGTAGGCGTGGACATTGCCTGCCGCATGATGATGACCGTATTCAACCTGCCGCCGGATCAGTTGACGGAGGACTCGTCCCGGTTCGCGGGCATTCTGGAGGAGAACACGCGTTTTGGTGTCGGGGCGGAGTGGCGGCCGCGGCGTTACCACCCGGTCATGGACGAAGATTGGCGCATCAGTTCGACTACCGCTCACGTCAAAGACCTCGCCCACAGGCAGCTCGGGACCTCCGGTTCCGGGAATCACTTTGTCGAGTTTGGTGAGCTCTTGCTCAAGGAGTCTGTCCGGGGCATTGAGCCCGGCCGGTACCTAGCCGTCCTGTCGCACAGCGGGAGTCGCGGCCCGGGGAACAAGGTGGCCACCCAGTTCAGTAAGTGGGCGATGAGCAAGCACCACCGCATGCCCAAGGAGCTTCGGCATCTCGCCTGGCTCGATCTGAACGGCGACGGGGCCGAGTACTGGGCGGCCATGGAGTTGATGGGCCGATACGCGTCCGCCAACCACCAGATCATTCATCGCCAGATGGTCGCGGCCGTGGGTGAGTCTCCGCTTCTGCAGATCGAGAACCACCACAACTTCGCCTGGCGGGAGAATCACGATGGCCGGGAGGTGATCGTCCACCGCAAGGGGGCGACACCGGCCGGCAGACGCATGCTGGGCATCATTCCGGGCTCGATGGCCTCCCCGGCTTACCTGGTTGAAGGGCTGGGCAACGCGTCCTCACTGAGTTCAGCCTCACACGGTGCCGGGCGGCGAATGTCCCGATCCGCGGCCTTCAAGCAGAACACCTGGCCGGAGGTGAAGAAGTACCTCGCCGACCGCGGCGTGATGCTCTTGTCGGCCGGGCTGGACGAGGCCCCCTGGGTCTACAAGGACATCGATGAAGTCATGGCCGCCCAGGAGGATCTGGTCCGCCCACTGGCCCGCTTCATGCCCCGGATCGTCAAGATGTCGCCGGCCGGGGAGCGGCCGGAGGACTGA
- a CDS encoding methyltransferase domain-containing protein: protein MAESAVQRFYRRQAPLYDWTRWLFLHGRSRAVELLGVPADGWALDVGCGTGLNFGRLQQRLDARRGGRIIGLDLSVDMLRRAGQRVTSHRWSNVALIAGDASRIRLMRAFDAILFAYSLTMIANWQGAIDRAWEHLRPGGRLVVLDFGTFEGWGPAGRALRNWMQLHHVEPCRPYVARLAELSPGLQVAQRLGGYYYTAVAVKSGP from the coding sequence TTGGCTGAGTCCGCTGTTCAACGCTTCTATCGCCGCCAGGCCCCACTGTACGACTGGACGCGGTGGTTGTTCCTCCACGGTCGTTCGCGGGCCGTCGAGTTGCTGGGAGTTCCAGCCGACGGTTGGGCGTTGGATGTGGGTTGCGGGACAGGACTCAATTTCGGCCGCCTTCAGCAACGGCTTGATGCCCGGCGGGGCGGACGCATCATCGGCCTCGATCTGTCAGTGGATATGCTCCGGCGTGCAGGGCAACGAGTGACATCACACCGATGGAGCAACGTCGCACTGATAGCCGGCGACGCCAGCCGGATTCGCCTCATGCGGGCCTTTGACGCGATCCTCTTTGCGTATAGTCTGACCATGATCGCCAACTGGCAGGGAGCGATCGATCGGGCGTGGGAGCACTTGCGACCGGGGGGGCGGCTGGTCGTCCTGGACTTTGGAACCTTCGAGGGATGGGGGCCGGCGGGACGGGCGTTGCGAAACTGGATGCAGCTTCACCATGTGGAGCCGTGTCGCCCTTACGTGGCCAGGCTGGCGGAGTTGTCTCCCGGATTGCAGGTCGCCCAGCGGCTGGGTGGGTACTACTACACGGCAGTGGCAGTGAAGAGCGGGCCCTGA